One genomic region from Cetobacterium ceti encodes:
- a CDS encoding AEC family transporter → MNIINLLDSIFSNNRIVGVISSSILIIALGIYLGKKEIIKREASKALSDVVLFVSIPALSYNAFMKDFQSSIFHEGLNLFLWSLGLHILMIFGMKLFYLKYEGDKRLTLEILSTFGAVTAFGIPVIQALYGDLGIIYASIYSIAYRIFLYSYGYIMMSGMKMNKSNLKSIFLNPVILATFLGLFIWLFQDHLPQVMVDGKSYCIFRTDKTMYWIYKPMAYLAELCSPLAWLAAGLKLSEVSFKNAMKIKVAWYYSLIKVLILPLGSLVLVKSLSALGIIPLTGLGLATVVIMMSTPTASVTIAYAIKYNKEAIMASSCSLLSTVSSIVLLPVVIIILQIFS, encoded by the coding sequence ATGAATATTATAAATTTACTAGATTCAATATTTTCTAATAATAGAATAGTAGGGGTAATATCCTCCTCTATTTTAATAATTGCCTTGGGGATATATTTGGGGAAAAAAGAGATTATAAAAAGAGAGGCTTCTAAAGCATTAAGTGATGTGGTACTATTTGTATCTATTCCAGCTCTTTCCTATAATGCATTTATGAAAGATTTTCAAAGTAGTATATTTCACGAGGGATTAAATTTATTTTTATGGAGTTTAGGACTTCATATTTTAATGATTTTTGGAATGAAGTTATTTTATTTAAAATATGAGGGAGATAAAAGATTGACCCTTGAAATTTTAAGTACATTTGGAGCTGTTACAGCCTTTGGAATTCCAGTTATACAAGCGTTATATGGAGATTTAGGAATTATTTATGCATCTATTTATTCAATAGCTTATAGAATATTTTTATACTCTTATGGTTATATAATGATGTCTGGGATGAAAATGAATAAAAGTAATTTAAAAAGTATATTTTTAAATCCAGTTATATTAGCGACATTTTTAGGATTATTTATATGGCTATTCCAAGATCATTTACCTCAAGTTATGGTAGATGGAAAATCTTACTGTATTTTTAGAACAGATAAAACCATGTATTGGATATATAAGCCTATGGCATATTTAGCAGAACTTTGCTCTCCTTTAGCTTGGCTAGCTGCGGGATTAAAACTTTCTGAAGTAAGTTTTAAAAATGCTATGAAAATAAAAGTAGCTTGGTATTATTCCTTAATTAAAGTTTTAATTTTGCCTTTGGGTTCTCTTGTTCTTGTGAAAAGTTTAAGTGCATTGGGAATAATACCTTTAACAGGTTTAGGATTAGCTACTGTTGTTATTATGATGAGTACTCCTACAGCTTCAGTTACAATAGCCTATGCAATAAAATA